From Staphylothermus hellenicus DSM 12710, a single genomic window includes:
- a CDS encoding 30S ribosomal protein S26e, whose protein sequence is MPKKRESRGRHKGAKGKVGYVQCDNCGRIVPRDKAICITKWYSPVSPQLARELEKKGAIIMKYPVTKCYCISCAVHLGIVKVRPEHERKPKPQPI, encoded by the coding sequence ATGCCTAAAAAAAGAGAAAGCAGAGGAAGACATAAAGGTGCAAAAGGTAAAGTAGGCTATGTACAATGCGATAATTGTGGAAGAATTGTTCCAAGAGATAAAGCAATATGTATTACTAAATGGTATAGCCCAGTCAGCCCACAGCTTGCTCGAGAACTCGAGAAGAAAGGCGCCATAATAATGAAGTATCCAGTGACGAAATGTTATTGTATATCATGTGCAGTACATTTAGGCATAGTAAAGGTTCGGCCGGAACATGAGAGAAAACCTAAGCCTCAACCAATATAA
- a CDS encoding DNA-directed DNA polymerase I, with protein MKYSIIGNVYRLYDVNKVDFIGKPSYLLGVYYDGALGKAVIEFLDEKGEKILFLTDPIGHKPYFLTNEPPEKIKENKKIVEHHGFNGIEVVTKIDPFTFKELHLTKIVTKDPLAVAELRKLVPKAWEAKIKYHDNYIYDNSLIPGMRYKLVRHGTRFNYKLIKPKISSDVINKVRKIFRAEQADTKKLAEEWIPLFEEKPPKAKRIAIDIEVYTPFKGRVPNPSLAEYPIISIALVGTDNYKRVLVLARETKWGEISEEYPYNAEIEIFDSEEALILEAIRVLAKYPVVITFNGDNFDLPYIFHRALRIGIPKEYLPIRFGENIVRLETSIHIDLYKFFKNRAIKSYAFGGKYQEENLDAIATSLLGISKIGVEGNIGELSLANLVAYNYRDAEITLMLTTFNNELVWRLMILLARIAKVSIEDICRKSISKWIQNLFYWIHRKLNYLIPEPRDIRKHGKPSTTQATIEGKKYAGALVIEPPKGVFFKVTVLDVASLYPSIIKKYNLSYETVDKPNCKSKIDILDETGKKIHHVCIDKPGLSAQITGLLRDFRVGIYKRKAKSKEIPIEMRTWYDVVQRAMKVFINASYGVFGAVNFPLYSPAVAESVTALGRKSLYSILKKSAEIGVKVVYGDTDSIFLWAPTDEQLTKLQEWVSRNLGLEIEVDKEFVYVLFTGLKKNYIGRYVNGGIEIKGLMAKKRNTPEFLKQLFVELIEKLKAMSTPEDFKEFQEWLENEVKRLYRELKKKEITLDQLAFKVGLTKSLNEYTKNKPPHVKAALQLKTYGYPVEEGDIITFVKIRGREGYKAMQLAKLYEIDPDKYIEIINSALSQLLEALGVEWSDIVGGTTLGELWIS; from the coding sequence TTGAAGTATAGTATTATCGGCAATGTTTATAGGCTATACGATGTGAACAAAGTAGACTTCATAGGCAAACCATCATATCTATTAGGAGTTTACTATGATGGGGCATTGGGAAAAGCAGTTATAGAGTTCTTGGATGAGAAAGGAGAAAAAATATTGTTTCTAACAGATCCCATAGGCCATAAGCCGTATTTCCTAACAAACGAGCCGCCTGAGAAAATCAAGGAGAATAAAAAGATAGTTGAACATCATGGTTTTAATGGGATAGAAGTTGTTACAAAAATAGATCCTTTTACATTCAAAGAATTGCATTTAACAAAAATAGTTACAAAAGATCCCTTAGCAGTTGCAGAATTAAGAAAACTTGTACCAAAAGCGTGGGAAGCAAAGATAAAATATCATGATAACTATATCTACGATAACTCCCTCATACCTGGCATGAGATATAAACTAGTAAGACACGGCACTAGGTTCAACTATAAATTAATCAAACCAAAAATAAGTAGTGATGTAATAAATAAGGTTAGAAAAATATTTAGAGCTGAACAAGCTGATACAAAAAAGCTCGCCGAGGAATGGATACCTTTATTCGAGGAAAAACCTCCAAAAGCCAAGAGAATAGCTATAGACATAGAAGTATATACGCCCTTTAAAGGCAGAGTACCTAATCCCAGTCTTGCAGAATACCCCATAATAAGCATTGCACTTGTGGGAACAGATAATTATAAACGAGTACTAGTATTAGCGAGGGAAACCAAGTGGGGAGAAATATCCGAAGAGTATCCCTATAATGCAGAAATAGAAATATTTGATAGTGAGGAAGCACTTATCCTTGAAGCTATAAGGGTATTGGCAAAATACCCTGTAGTAATAACCTTTAACGGTGACAACTTCGACTTACCATATATTTTCCATAGAGCACTAAGAATAGGTATACCCAAAGAATACTTACCAATTCGTTTCGGAGAAAACATAGTTAGACTTGAAACAAGCATACATATAGACTTATACAAATTCTTCAAGAATAGAGCAATAAAAAGCTATGCGTTCGGCGGAAAATACCAAGAGGAAAACTTAGATGCAATAGCTACCTCATTACTAGGAATATCTAAGATAGGCGTAGAAGGAAATATTGGTGAATTAAGTTTAGCAAACCTAGTAGCATACAACTATAGAGATGCAGAAATAACATTAATGCTTACAACATTCAATAATGAGCTTGTATGGAGATTAATGATCCTACTTGCACGTATAGCTAAAGTAAGCATAGAAGATATATGTAGGAAAAGCATATCCAAATGGATACAAAACCTATTTTACTGGATACATAGAAAACTAAATTACTTGATCCCAGAACCAAGAGATATTAGAAAACATGGTAAACCAAGTACTACACAAGCAACCATTGAAGGCAAAAAATATGCTGGAGCATTAGTTATTGAGCCTCCTAAAGGAGTATTTTTCAAAGTAACAGTTCTAGATGTTGCCTCCCTATATCCAAGTATTATTAAAAAATACAATTTAAGCTATGAAACAGTGGATAAGCCAAATTGTAAAAGTAAAATAGACATATTAGATGAAACAGGAAAGAAAATACACCACGTATGCATAGATAAACCAGGATTGTCAGCACAAATAACAGGTTTGCTAAGAGATTTCCGTGTAGGAATATATAAGAGGAAAGCTAAGTCTAAGGAAATACCTATAGAGATGCGTACATGGTACGATGTTGTTCAGAGAGCTATGAAAGTATTTATTAATGCAAGCTACGGAGTGTTCGGAGCAGTGAACTTCCCATTATATTCGCCAGCAGTGGCTGAAAGTGTAACAGCTCTCGGCAGAAAATCACTTTACTCGATTCTTAAAAAATCAGCCGAGATAGGGGTGAAAGTAGTTTATGGAGACACTGACTCAATATTTCTATGGGCTCCAACAGATGAGCAATTAACAAAACTACAAGAATGGGTCTCTAGGAATCTTGGATTAGAGATCGAAGTTGATAAAGAATTTGTATACGTTTTATTCACGGGATTAAAGAAAAACTATATTGGAAGATATGTTAATGGAGGAATTGAGATTAAAGGGCTTATGGCTAAGAAAAGAAATACGCCTGAGTTTTTAAAACAATTATTTGTAGAGTTAATTGAAAAACTAAAAGCAATGAGTACACCAGAGGATTTCAAAGAGTTCCAGGAATGGCTGGAGAATGAAGTTAAGAGACTCTATAGAGAACTGAAAAAGAAAGAAATAACATTAGATCAACTAGCCTTTAAAGTAGGATTAACAAAGAGTCTTAATGAATACACAAAGAACAAACCACCACATGTAAAAGCAGCATTACAGCTGAAAACCTATGGCTACCCTGTAGAGGAAGGAGATATTATAACATTTGTAAAGATAAGAGGTAGAGAAGGATATAAGGCAATGCAACTAGCTAAGCTCTACGAAATAGATCCTGATAAATACATCGAGATAATTAATAGTGCACTGAGCCAACTATTAGAAGCACTAGGTGTAGAATGGAGCGATATTGTCGGAGGAACAACTCTAGGAGAATTATGGATTTCTTGA
- a CDS encoding nascent polypeptide-associated complex protein, with amino-acid sequence MFPGISPRDLKRMLKRMGIKVEELPDVREVNILLKDKKIVISSPQIVVMKTGEQTIYQIIGEPREEALEESREEKIEVSEEDIEFIVSQTGVSKEEARKALIKTGGDIAEAILLLQGEK; translated from the coding sequence ATGTTTCCAGGGATTAGTCCTAGAGATTTAAAGAGAATGTTGAAGAGAATGGGCATTAAAGTAGAAGAGTTACCTGATGTAAGAGAAGTAAATATTTTGCTTAAAGACAAAAAGATCGTGATAAGTTCGCCGCAAATAGTTGTTATGAAAACAGGTGAGCAAACAATATATCAAATAATTGGTGAGCCTAGAGAGGAAGCTTTAGAGGAGAGCAGAGAGGAAAAGATAGAGGTTTCAGAAGAAGACATAGAATTTATCGTTTCACAAACAGGGGTGAGCAAGGAAGAGGCTAGGAAAGCATTAATTAAAACTGGAGGCGATATAGCAGAAGCAATACTGCTTCTTCAGGGAGAAAAGTAA
- a CDS encoding MBL fold metallo-hydrolase yields the protein MVHIEILGGGNEVGRAAYLIVDDNKKFLLDYGVNFDEEDHPQFPLHVRPIELSGLAITHAHLDHIGAAPLLYITGKPRVFVTKPTLDIGKLLISDFLKLNAYYIDYSIEEFEAMASNAYLLEYGVEVENDGFKIIATNAGHILGSAMIYLETPSGHRILYTGDVNTIQTWTLSRAELWPLKIDTLIIESTYGSTKHPPRHYSEKRLVDAIEEVTNAGGTVLIPAFSVGRSQEVMCLVQAELPHLDVYLDGMSREITNIYLKHKRFLRDPSLFEKAVQNTFFIRGWHDRRKAWKKPGVIISSAGMLKGGPSVYYLKKIAKEPKNAVFLVSYQAPNTPGHVLLEKGIYEEFGLDEPIKARLEWFDLSSHAGKDGLISIIQRYKNTLKNLIIIHGEPDSASNLASMAVELLGNDVNIVVPLNGDKIELES from the coding sequence ATGGTTCATATAGAAATTCTGGGCGGCGGCAACGAGGTTGGTAGAGCTGCATATCTTATTGTAGATGATAACAAGAAGTTCTTATTAGATTATGGCGTTAACTTCGATGAGGAGGATCATCCACAGTTTCCATTACATGTTAGACCGATCGAGCTTAGCGGATTAGCTATTACACACGCTCATCTAGACCATATAGGGGCTGCACCACTACTATATATAACGGGGAAGCCCCGGGTATTCGTTACGAAGCCCACACTGGATATAGGGAAGCTTTTAATTAGTGATTTCTTAAAGCTGAATGCTTACTATATAGATTATAGTATTGAAGAATTCGAGGCGATGGCTAGTAATGCGTATTTGCTAGAATATGGTGTTGAGGTTGAGAATGATGGTTTTAAAATAATAGCTACTAATGCAGGACATATTCTCGGGAGTGCTATGATATATCTGGAAACTCCTAGTGGTCATAGGATACTATATACAGGAGATGTAAACACTATTCAGACATGGACATTGTCTAGAGCCGAACTATGGCCTTTGAAAATTGATACTTTAATAATAGAGTCAACCTATGGATCAACAAAGCATCCCCCCAGACACTATTCTGAGAAAAGACTAGTGGATGCTATTGAGGAAGTAACAAATGCGGGCGGAACAGTATTAATACCCGCTTTCAGTGTTGGGAGAAGCCAGGAAGTTATGTGCCTAGTTCAAGCAGAACTACCCCATCTCGATGTATACTTGGATGGTATGTCTAGAGAAATAACCAACATTTATTTAAAACACAAGAGATTCCTAAGAGACCCCTCTTTGTTTGAAAAAGCCGTTCAAAATACATTCTTTATACGTGGATGGCATGATCGGAGAAAAGCTTGGAAGAAACCCGGCGTAATAATATCTAGTGCTGGAATGCTTAAGGGCGGCCCAAGTGTTTATTATTTAAAGAAAATAGCTAAGGAGCCTAAGAACGCAGTCTTTCTGGTAAGCTACCAAGCACCCAACACTCCTGGACATGTACTTCTCGAGAAAGGGATCTATGAGGAATTTGGTTTGGACGAGCCAATTAAGGCCAGGCTTGAATGGTTTGATTTATCAAGCCATGCAGGTAAGGATGGATTAATCAGTATTATACAAAGATACAAGAATACATTGAAGAACCTTATTATTATCCATGGAGAACCTGATTCAGCCTCTAATTTAGCATCGATGGCAGTTGAGCTTCTAGGAAACGATGTGAACATAGTTGTACCGCTTAATGGTGATAAAATAGAGTTGGAAAGCTAA
- a CDS encoding elongation factor EF-2, protein MVRYKQTMEILKIMRNLDQVRNIGITAHVDHGKTTLSDSLLAASGIISEKIAGEALALDYLDVEQKRGITVKSANISLYHEYKGKPYVINLIDTPGHVDFSAKTTRAMRVIDGAILVVDAVEGVMTQTEMYLRAALEERVRPVLFINKVDRLIKELRLSPQEIQQRFVQIIKEVNQLIAMYADKEFKTKWQLDPAKGQVAFGSARDRWGFTVPMAKQKGIKFSDIVDLYKKGKEALPELQKLAPLHEAVLDMVVKFIPNPREAQKYRLPKIWHGDLNSEIGKAMMETDPNGPVIMLVNDVRIDPHAGLVATGRVFSGTLRAGEEVWLTNARMKQKVLQVSLYMGPYRELADEIVAGNIAAVLGLDKARAGETVVAVEYKDAMTPFEKLRMISEPVVTVAIEPKNPRDLPKLIDALHKLSIEDPSLVVRINEETGEYLLSGMGPLHIEIALTFLRENYGLDVVASQPIIVYRESIRDKSKVFEGKSPNKHNKLYISVEPLDEKTISLIHDGIITEDMDAKQRAKVLREEAGWPTDQARRIWAIDENINVFVDLTTGVQHLREVKDTIIQGFRLAMREGPLAMEPVRGVKVILHDAIIHEDPAHRGPGQIYPAVRNAIYAGMLTARPTLLEPIQKLDIKAPMEYLGNITTIITKKRGKILQVLQQGAVARIVAEIPVAETFDLAEQLRGATAGKAIWGQEFSRWAPIPDSMLLDLIKKIRERKGLKPEPPRPEDFIGF, encoded by the coding sequence ATGGTTCGATATAAGCAAACAATGGAAATACTTAAAATAATGAGAAATCTTGATCAAGTAAGAAATATAGGTATCACTGCCCATGTAGACCATGGTAAAACAACGTTATCCGACAGCTTATTGGCGGCGTCAGGTATAATTTCAGAAAAAATAGCAGGCGAAGCTCTAGCTCTAGACTACCTAGATGTTGAGCAAAAAAGAGGAATAACGGTTAAATCAGCAAACATTAGCCTGTACCACGAATACAAGGGTAAACCATATGTTATTAACTTGATAGATACTCCTGGACACGTAGACTTCTCCGCGAAAACAACTCGTGCAATGAGAGTAATTGATGGAGCCATCCTAGTTGTCGACGCTGTAGAAGGTGTTATGACTCAGACAGAAATGTATCTCAGAGCAGCACTCGAGGAACGTGTAAGACCGGTTTTATTCATAAACAAGGTAGATAGGCTGATCAAAGAATTAAGATTGTCACCACAAGAAATACAGCAGAGATTTGTCCAAATAATTAAGGAAGTAAACCAGCTAATAGCAATGTATGCTGATAAAGAGTTTAAGACAAAATGGCAACTAGATCCCGCTAAGGGACAGGTAGCATTCGGATCAGCACGTGATAGATGGGGATTCACGGTTCCAATGGCTAAGCAGAAGGGTATAAAGTTCAGCGACATAGTTGATCTATATAAGAAGGGAAAAGAAGCCTTACCAGAACTACAAAAACTTGCTCCACTACATGAAGCTGTTCTAGACATGGTTGTAAAGTTTATTCCAAACCCGCGAGAAGCTCAGAAGTATAGATTGCCTAAGATATGGCATGGAGACTTAAACTCTGAAATTGGTAAGGCAATGATGGAAACAGATCCTAATGGGCCGGTTATCATGCTTGTAAACGATGTAAGGATCGATCCTCATGCAGGACTAGTTGCTACAGGCAGAGTATTCTCTGGAACACTTCGTGCAGGAGAAGAAGTCTGGTTAACAAATGCTAGAATGAAACAGAAGGTTCTACAAGTAAGCCTCTATATGGGGCCCTATCGTGAATTAGCCGATGAAATAGTTGCAGGAAACATTGCAGCAGTGCTAGGCTTAGATAAGGCTCGTGCAGGAGAAACTGTTGTAGCCGTTGAATACAAGGATGCAATGACACCCTTCGAAAAGCTTAGAATGATCAGTGAACCGGTAGTTACTGTAGCTATAGAGCCTAAGAATCCACGTGATCTACCAAAGCTCATTGATGCACTACATAAGCTAAGCATCGAGGATCCAAGTCTTGTTGTACGAATCAATGAGGAGACAGGTGAATACCTATTAAGTGGTATGGGACCACTACATATTGAAATAGCTTTAACGTTTCTAAGAGAAAACTATGGATTAGACGTTGTTGCTTCACAACCAATCATAGTGTATCGTGAAAGCATCCGTGATAAAAGCAAGGTATTTGAGGGCAAATCACCTAATAAACACAACAAGCTATATATTAGTGTTGAGCCCTTAGATGAGAAAACAATATCGTTAATACATGATGGAATAATAACTGAAGATATGGATGCTAAGCAGAGAGCTAAGGTTCTAAGAGAAGAAGCTGGATGGCCCACTGATCAAGCTAGGCGTATATGGGCTATAGATGAAAACATCAATGTCTTCGTAGATTTAACCACTGGTGTACAGCATCTTAGAGAGGTAAAGGATACAATTATTCAAGGATTCAGATTAGCAATGAGGGAAGGGCCACTAGCTATGGAGCCTGTTAGAGGGGTAAAGGTTATATTACATGATGCTATAATCCATGAAGACCCGGCACATCGTGGTCCCGGCCAAATATATCCTGCTGTCCGCAACGCTATATATGCTGGTATGTTAACGGCTAGGCCGACACTGCTGGAGCCTATACAGAAACTAGATATAAAGGCACCTATGGAGTATCTTGGAAACATAACTACTATAATCACTAAGAAGCGCGGTAAAATCCTGCAAGTTCTACAACAAGGTGCTGTTGCCAGAATAGTTGCTGAGATACCTGTTGCTGAAACATTTGATTTAGCTGAGCAACTACGTGGAGCAACAGCTGGTAAAGCGATATGGGGCCAGGAATTCAGTAGATGGGCGCCAATTCCTGACTCGATGTTATTAGACCTTATTAAGAAGATTAGGGAACGCAAGGGATTAAAACCGGAGCCTCCGAGACCTGAGGACTTCATAGGGTTCTAA
- a CDS encoding DHH family phosphoesterase encodes MKLEEFLKENLENINKLRRFLLSNKGLVYGILTHKNADPDAVSSMLILKNFLESLKNTVYLILPEGLNAASKNVLNNLNIDIDFIDPFILQWMDKLIDTYIIVDTSSPVQLGQAINYVYEKPYIVIDHHQPGQLISNSMISLSYRVVSNCELVYLLLRDTWWFSPLEATICITGILYDSRRFVYIDKYIFEIIDELINIYNGNYEKAFNSLQKKMDISERIARLKGAQRLRIKRIGEYIVATTHVSAFEGSVARAIIDLGADIVFVVSTNDKLRIVGRSTRDFVKKTSISLGKDIMPIIGEIIGGGGGGHDTAGVAEGTGKPVDVLKITLNILERKLRKLDNK; translated from the coding sequence ATGAAGCTAGAAGAATTTTTGAAAGAGAACTTAGAAAATATAAACAAGTTGAGAAGGTTTCTACTCAGTAATAAAGGACTAGTATACGGTATATTAACACATAAAAATGCTGATCCAGATGCTGTTTCTTCAATGCTTATATTAAAGAATTTTCTCGAGTCACTAAAAAACACTGTTTATCTTATTCTTCCAGAAGGATTAAATGCTGCGTCAAAGAATGTTTTAAACAATCTAAATATCGATATTGATTTTATAGATCCATTCATTCTTCAATGGATGGATAAACTTATAGACACATATATTATTGTAGATACTAGTAGCCCTGTTCAACTAGGACAAGCAATCAATTACGTATATGAAAAACCATATATTGTAATAGATCATCACCAACCAGGCCAACTAATCAGTAATAGTATGATTAGTTTAAGCTATAGGGTTGTAAGCAATTGTGAACTAGTATATCTATTGTTGAGGGATACTTGGTGGTTTAGCCCGTTAGAAGCAACTATATGTATAACGGGTATCCTCTATGATTCACGAAGGTTTGTATACATAGATAAGTATATTTTTGAAATTATCGATGAACTTATCAATATCTATAATGGAAACTATGAAAAAGCATTTAATTCTCTACAGAAGAAAATGGATATATCTGAAAGAATAGCTAGATTGAAGGGGGCTCAGAGACTCAGAATAAAACGTATTGGAGAATATATTGTTGCAACAACACATGTTAGTGCTTTTGAGGGAAGTGTGGCTAGGGCAATCATTGATCTTGGAGCAGATATAGTATTTGTTGTTTCAACTAATGATAAGCTTCGAATAGTTGGCCGCTCAACACGCGATTTTGTTAAGAAAACAAGCATCAGCCTTGGCAAGGATATTATGCCGATCATAGGGGAAATTATAGGGGGAGGAGGCGGCGGCCACGATACTGCAGGTGTTGCTGAAGGAACGGGTAAGCCGGTGGACGTGTTGAAAATAACACTAAATATTCTTGAAAGAAAACTTCGAAAACTAGACAATAAATAA
- a CDS encoding prefoldin subunit beta, protein MSQQRLPPEVQQTLTQYQTLRDNYAKLDAELKLVEAELADIDHVLDTLKTMEQETDIYKMVGHVLVKKSRDEIIKELEERKEILGIKKDKYKKQLEILEKQISDLEKRLRELLAKYGITVA, encoded by the coding sequence ATGAGTCAACAGAGACTCCCACCAGAAGTACAACAAACCCTAACACAATATCAAACATTAAGAGATAACTATGCAAAACTTGATGCAGAGCTTAAACTAGTTGAAGCAGAATTAGCAGATATAGATCATGTTCTTGACACACTTAAAACAATGGAGCAGGAAACAGATATATATAAAATGGTCGGGCATGTTCTCGTCAAGAAATCCAGAGATGAAATAATAAAGGAACTAGAAGAACGCAAGGAAATACTGGGTATAAAAAAGGATAAATATAAGAAACAACTTGAAATCCTAGAAAAACAAATAAGCGACCTCGAGAAGAGGCTTAGAGAACTCTTAGCAAAATATGGGATAACAGTTGCGTAA
- a CDS encoding KEOPS complex subunit Pcc1, whose translation MFKKAILELVISDRNEKLINAIYDALDPETKTPSPGCIVELSKEDLTELLLIIRCTRINMLRALHNSFLSTISMLLHVYNEVIKA comes from the coding sequence ATGTTTAAGAAAGCTATTCTAGAACTAGTTATTTCTGATAGGAATGAAAAGTTGATAAACGCAATATATGATGCATTGGATCCGGAAACAAAGACTCCTTCTCCAGGTTGTATAGTAGAGTTGTCAAAGGAGGACTTAACAGAACTGTTACTTATAATTAGGTGTACTAGGATAAACATGTTGAGAGCACTACATAATAGTTTTTTAAGCACTATTTCAATGCTATTACACGTATATAACGAGGTGATTAAAGCATGA
- a CDS encoding Brix domain-containing protein: protein MPGVLITTSHKPSQRTRSFIKDLANTLPFSKHINRGKKTIEELGLEAYRDRKQYIFIVGERKGNPSIIKIYRVYIDEKPPKTKHIATIIIKGVNLTRENPDASRAYNPETITIDYNACMKDECYKLADLFITIFHEIISEKADVIVKLEETKSFTVVKPLNRLGKPCGPIIRVIGVKTHV from the coding sequence ATGCCAGGCGTTTTAATAACAACCTCCCATAAACCTAGCCAAAGAACACGTTCTTTTATAAAAGACTTAGCAAATACTCTGCCTTTTTCCAAACATATAAACAGGGGTAAGAAAACTATTGAAGAACTAGGACTTGAAGCGTATAGAGATAGAAAACAATACATATTCATTGTGGGAGAGAGAAAAGGGAATCCATCAATAATCAAAATTTATAGGGTTTACATAGATGAAAAACCTCCTAAAACAAAACATATAGCAACAATTATTATTAAAGGAGTGAATCTTACAAGAGAAAACCCTGATGCGTCAAGAGCGTATAATCCGGAAACAATAACAATAGACTATAATGCATGCATGAAAGATGAATGCTATAAGCTAGCAGACCTATTCATTACAATATTTCATGAAATAATAAGCGAAAAAGCAGATGTTATAGTTAAGCTTGAAGAAACAAAGAGTTTCACCGTTGTTAAACCTTTAAATAGACTAGGTAAACCATGCGGGCCCATAATACGTGTAATTGGTGTAAAAACACATGTTTAA
- a CDS encoding 50S ribosomal protein L37ae: MARRTKAVGIAGRYGARYGSTLRKKVRDILEKRYAPHVCPFCGARGTVQRLSTGIWYCRKCGNKWAGGAYVPRTELSRYFGKYIIRE, from the coding sequence ATGGCGAGAAGAACTAAAGCTGTCGGAATCGCTGGAAGATATGGTGCAAGATACGGATCCACCTTGCGTAAAAAAGTAAGAGATATACTAGAGAAAAGATATGCTCCCCATGTATGTCCATTCTGTGGAGCGAGGGGAACCGTGCAAAGGCTAAGCACTGGTATATGGTACTGTAGAAAATGCGGCAATAAATGGGCTGGAGGAGCATATGTTCCCAGAACAGAGCTCAGCAGATATTTTGGAAAATACATTATCCGCGAGTGA
- the rrp42 gene encoding exosome complex protein Rrp42 produces MSLTPTRQPIVPKIKHETIKKLLKQGERIDGRKLDEYRPIEVFLNPIPKAEGSAAVKLGNTFVITGVKLEIGTPYSDRPNEGVLQVHAEFVPLASPTFEPGPPDENAIETARVIDRSLREPKAIRLEDLVVIPGKKVWLIFNDLYLIDHYGNIIDTGMLSTMLALNMTKIPRIVSIEDENVVIDKTVKEAPLPLNLNVVTVTLGIIDDIIIVDPNIDEELVVDSRITFAIDETNRIVGIQKMGMKGIKPKMIDQLVDIALKKASELHGLLREVLNNPNTYIKTLV; encoded by the coding sequence ATGTCCTTAACTCCAACTAGGCAACCAATTGTTCCCAAGATAAAACATGAAACAATTAAGAAACTTTTAAAGCAAGGAGAAAGAATTGATGGAAGAAAACTAGACGAGTATAGACCTATAGAGGTATTCTTGAACCCTATACCTAAAGCTGAAGGAAGTGCTGCTGTTAAACTTGGTAACACATTCGTCATTACTGGTGTGAAACTAGAAATAGGAACACCCTATAGTGACAGACCAAATGAGGGCGTTTTACAGGTACATGCCGAGTTTGTCCCCCTAGCATCCCCAACTTTTGAACCAGGCCCTCCAGACGAGAACGCTATTGAAACTGCTAGAGTAATAGATAGGAGTCTGAGAGAACCTAAAGCTATTAGGCTTGAAGACCTAGTTGTTATTCCTGGTAAGAAAGTATGGCTAATATTCAATGACCTATACTTAATCGATCACTATGGAAACATAATAGATACAGGAATGTTATCAACAATGCTGGCATTAAATATGACCAAGATACCGAGAATTGTAAGCATAGAGGATGAAAATGTAGTAATTGATAAAACTGTAAAAGAAGCGCCGCTGCCACTGAATCTAAATGTTGTAACTGTTACACTAGGTATTATTGATGACATCATAATAGTTGATCCAAACATTGATGAAGAACTAGTTGTTGATTCAAGAATAACGTTTGCAATCGATGAAACAAATAGGATCGTTGGTATACAGAAAATGGGGATGAAAGGCATAAAACCAAAAATGATTGATCAATTAGTGGATATTGCATTGAAAAAAGCATCTGAACTACATGGTTTATTAAGGGAAGTATTAAATAATCCAAATACCTACATAAAAACCCTAGTCTAA